CAGCTCGCGATACCGGTACCCCTGCCGCTCGAGCTCGCGAAATATCCGGCGGTCGAACCAACGTTCCGGATAGGGGTAGTGATTCGCAACCACATTTCGCACACCCATCAGGACCCGCCGGAGGTATCCAAGGATCGAATACACTGCGCGGCTGGCATCATGCGTGGTCGTGTTCCAATCGCCGCCGATCAGAACCGGCAGACGCGGGCTTAGGCCCTCCAGGTGGTCGAGAACTATCTTCATCTGAAGATATCGATGCCGCTGCGAGGAATGTGCGTCCAGATGGAGAGCGACCGCTCGAAATAATCCCAGCGGATGTTCGATATCCGCGACGACGGCGCGCTGTGAGCCGATTCGTTTTTCGGCGCCCTTCATCTTGTCCTTGCCGTTTGGCAGAACCACGGAATGCGCGTTCCGGATCGGGAATCGGGAAAGCAGGGCATTGCCGTGCAGAGATTCCTGGTTCTCCCCGTCCGCCCGCCGCTCGATTCCGGCGCCCTTGCTCAGCGCGAGATAACAGGGAGCGAAGGCGTAATTCATGCCCAGGGCGGAGGCAAGTTCCTGCGCGACGTTGTGGTTGTCCGTCCGCGCCATTCCCCAATCGAGTTCGGACAGGAGGAGGAGATCGGCATTGGCTAAAAGCGGGTGTTCGCGGAGGAAGCGTACGATGCCGTCCAACCGCATCCCGCGCTCAATATTCCAGGCCACCACTCGAATGGGTTCCTCTGCATGCGGGCGGGCAGGCGCGAAATTCTCGCACCAGACGTTGTCCAGCACGCCGTCGATGGCAGGCTTTAGTTTTCGATAGAGCGGCGAGCTTTCGAGGGCGGCGGTATTCTCGAAACGCGCGAAGTCTGTCAGGAACGGCTGAAACGACTGGTCAAGCTTCAATCGGCGGAGTCTGCTGATTCGGCCAGGAGCTTATCAATGTCTTTGCGGATGCGGGCGTCCTTATCCGAAAGCGCTCCCATGTATTTCTTATAAATCTTCCAGTCTTTCGTCACAACGTAGGTTGTCGGATAGCCGATCACGCCGCCAAATCCATCCACCACATTATCGTTGCCGACCAGAACCGTGTAATTGATGCCGACCTCTTTCATGGTGGGAGCGATGTCTTTATACGGCGATTCGATCGCGATACCGATCACAGCCACGTCCTTGCCCTGATAGTCCTGTTTCAGCTTATTGTAGTGAGGGACCTCGGCTTTGCAGGGATCACACCAGGTGGCCCAGAAATCGATGACGGCGACTTTGCCCTTCAGATCCACAGACTTTAATTTTCCACCGCGGATATTTTCGAGCACGAAATCCGGCGCGCCTTTTGCGGGCGCCAGAGCGGCAGGTTTTTTGGTAGTGCAGCCCAGAGTCAGAAACATCAGGACGACGGCGAGAGCTGTCCTTTTCATCGTCTTACTATAACGTATAATCCGGGCGATGGCACAGCGCAAAGAGCTCCAGAAACTGCTAGCAGAGAAGAAGTTGAAGAAGACATCCCAGCGGGCGCTGATCTGGGCCTCGCTGCTGCAGTCGAAAGGGCACCCGTCCGTCGAAGAACTCCGCGATAGTCTGTTGGAGCAGGGGCACCGGATTGGCCTGGCAACGATTTACCGGACTATCAAAATCCTATTACAGTCGGGATTTATCCGGCAATCGAAGCTGCATGGCATGGGACGTTATGAGCCGGTTATTGGTCAGCCGAACCATCTCCATTTCATATGCAACAGCTGCGGTTCGACGGTCGAGTTTCCCTCCCGCAAAGTCGAAACCCTGATCGCCCGTGCCACCAAAGCCAATGACTTTAAAGAGCGTTACAGCCGGTACGTCATCTTCGGATTGTGCAAGACGTGCCAGCGCAAGCAGCGCAAAAGCGAAAATCTGAATCGAAGGGAACGCCTGGAAGCAACCCTGGTTCGCGACGCCCTGGAACTGACCCTGGCCATCGAGCGCCGCGGATACACCTTTTATACAAATGCTTCGCGAAAAACCAAGAACGGCCGGGGCCGGATCATGTTTCAACGGCTGGCCGCCGAAGAATCCGATCACCTGCGCAGGCTGCAGGCCGAGCACCGGTCGCTGCTCGAGAAAAACGAGTGGCTCCGGCGCGAACCCGCGCGGTTGCCGCTCAGCCGGAAGATCGTGGGAGAGATCTTTCCGCAGAAGGAATTGCTGAAGATCGAGGTGAGAGACGAAACCAGCGATCTCGATGCGCTCAACATCGCCATGAATCTCGAGCGGCGTTCGCATCAGTTCTTCACCGACTTTGCCGAACAAATTACCGATGCTGACGGACGCAAGATCTTCATTGATTTTGCGAAGGACGAGGAGTCGCACCTGGAGGCGCTCCTCACGGAATACAATCAACTTACGAGGTCGGAAAGCCGCGGATTACGCGGTTAACACAGATATGAAACGAATTGCTGTCATACCCGGAGATGGGATTGGAATCGATGTCACGCGCGAGTCCATGCGGGTCCTGCGGCGCGTGAATGACGTTTTCAGCGCAGGACTGGAGTTTGTGGAGTTCGACTGGGGCGCCGAGAAATACCTGAGAGAGGGCATCGCGCTGCCTGCCGGCGCCTTCGAAATGTTTCGCAAGGATTTCCATGCCATCCTTTTCGGCGCTGTCGGAGACCCGCGCGTGCCGGACCAGAAGCACGCCGCCGAAATTCTGCTGGCCCTGCGCTTCGGCCTGGATCTTTACGCGAATGTGCGTCCCGTGCGGCTCTTCCATGAACGGCTGTGCCCGCTGAAGGGCGTCGGCGTGGATGATCTGAACTTCACCGTCGTGCGCGAGAATACCGAAGGCGCGTATGTGAACTCCGGCGGCGTCTTCAAGAAGGGAACGGCGGACGAAGTCGCGACCCAGGTCGAAGTGCATACCCGAAAAGGCGTGGAGCGCATCGTCGAATACGCCTTCCAACACGCGAAACGTCACGGCCAGACGAAAGTGTGCATGAGCGATAAGTCGAACGTGATGGGCTATGCCGGCGACCTCTGGCAGCGATGTTTTAAGGAAGCCGGCGCGCGGCATTCCGGTGTCCAGACGAGCCATCTGTACATCGATGCGCTTTGCCTTCTGATGGTCCGGCAGCCGAAGGACTTTCAGGTGATCGTCACCAATAACATGTTCGGAGACATCGTTACGGATCTGGCTGCGGCGCTGCAGGGCGGACTTGGAATGGCCGCCTCGGGAAATATCAATCCCGGCAATGTCTCGCTGTTCGAGCCGGTGCACGGCTCGTCTCCGCCACTTGCCGGCAAGAACCTCGCAAATCCCATGGGCTCGATCCTCACCGCCGCGCTGCTGCTGGAACATCTCGGCTTGATTGATGCCGCCGCCGCGGTTGAGAAGGCGGTCATCGCTTGCGTCAACGAAGGCCAGATGACACAGGACGTCGGGGGGAAGCTCGGTACGCGTGAAGTGGGGGATGCGGTCCTCGGCAAAATCAAATAGCGTTCCTGGTCTTTTTCAGGCGATCTTCTTCTTGAACGCTTCGTCGATTGTTTCGGTGTGCGGGATGCCCTGCTTAATACGCATTTCCTCGGTCAGGAATACCGCACCGCGGGCGGGACGGAAGCGATGCTTGTACTCCCGGGCATAGACGAATGTAAGCTCCGCGCCGAAAAATAGAATCTGCGAGGAAAAGTAGACCCAGGCG
This genomic window from Terriglobia bacterium contains:
- a CDS encoding isocitrate/isopropylmalate family dehydrogenase gives rise to the protein MKRIAVIPGDGIGIDVTRESMRVLRRVNDVFSAGLEFVEFDWGAEKYLREGIALPAGAFEMFRKDFHAILFGAVGDPRVPDQKHAAEILLALRFGLDLYANVRPVRLFHERLCPLKGVGVDDLNFTVVRENTEGAYVNSGGVFKKGTADEVATQVEVHTRKGVERIVEYAFQHAKRHGQTKVCMSDKSNVMGYAGDLWQRCFKEAGARHSGVQTSHLYIDALCLLMVRQPKDFQVIVTNNMFGDIVTDLAAALQGGLGMAASGNINPGNVSLFEPVHGSSPPLAGKNLANPMGSILTAALLLEHLGLIDAAAAVEKAVIACVNEGQMTQDVGGKLGTREVGDAVLGKIK
- a CDS encoding endonuclease/exonuclease/phosphatase family protein → MKLDQSFQPFLTDFARFENTAALESSPLYRKLKPAIDGVLDNVWCENFAPARPHAEEPIRVVAWNIERGMRLDGIVRFLREHPLLANADLLLLSELDWGMARTDNHNVAQELASALGMNYAFAPCYLALSKGAGIERRADGENQESLHGNALLSRFPIRNAHSVVLPNGKDKMKGAEKRIGSQRAVVADIEHPLGLFRAVALHLDAHSSQRHRYLQMKIVLDHLEGLSPRLPVLIGGDWNTTTHDASRAVYSILGYLRRVLMGVRNVVANHYPYPERWFDRRIFRELERQGYRYRELNTPGECTLHYNVADLAANLNMGEWVPGWCFWFINWALARVGGSCSMKLDWFAGKDVRPLAPAVAIPELASEGKPVSDHDPIVISVALNPSA
- a CDS encoding TlpA disulfide reductase family protein, whose translation is MKRTALAVVLMFLTLGCTTKKPAALAPAKGAPDFVLENIRGGKLKSVDLKGKVAVIDFWATWCDPCKAEVPHYNKLKQDYQGKDVAVIGIAIESPYKDIAPTMKEVGINYTVLVGNDNVVDGFGGVIGYPTTYVVTKDWKIYKKYMGALSDKDARIRKDIDKLLAESADSAD
- a CDS encoding transcriptional repressor, giving the protein MAQRKELQKLLAEKKLKKTSQRALIWASLLQSKGHPSVEELRDSLLEQGHRIGLATIYRTIKILLQSGFIRQSKLHGMGRYEPVIGQPNHLHFICNSCGSTVEFPSRKVETLIARATKANDFKERYSRYVIFGLCKTCQRKQRKSENLNRRERLEATLVRDALELTLAIERRGYTFYTNASRKTKNGRGRIMFQRLAAEESDHLRRLQAEHRSLLEKNEWLRREPARLPLSRKIVGEIFPQKELLKIEVRDETSDLDALNIAMNLERRSHQFFTDFAEQITDADGRKIFIDFAKDEESHLEALLTEYNQLTRSESRGLRG